A section of the Styela clava chromosome 9, kaStyClav1.hap1.2, whole genome shotgun sequence genome encodes:
- the LOC120339109 gene encoding uncharacterized protein LOC120339109 isoform X2 yields the protein MNLPATMSILCFLVFSSQTVTSQVMVETKNETLEANSTDHDDYDDYGCANDEFDCGNAECILQSQVCDKIADCGDGADEANCTGGIIECNNDQVDCGDGFCIYKHQLCDGNIHCFNGTDEKNCDSSSPVNTTTIPVTTTTEELSTIPDEDYELDCSDDEFACLDLCINIELVCDGKSDCLEGEDEFNCSQDVTTTVKTESSTSRQIDTSKAPLTSSIPPKIETTRSPDSQASPSPSPNNVFSTTLVNKILTRATQSSTSDYTSSSSQGCFYEEKWYPAGSDIVPGKCDGVLCTTTNKVVVWSDPTCAACSARISFLLIVILTLSCIILNWR from the exons ATGAATTTGCCAGCAACGATGTCAATATTGTGTTTCTTGGTTTTTTCTTCGCAAACG gTGACGAGTCAGGTAATGgttgaaacaaaaaatgaaacattgGAGGCAAATTCAACTG ATCACGACGATTATGATGACTACGGATGTGCCAACGATGAATTTGATTGTGGAAATGCTGAATGTATTCTACAGTCTCAAGTTTGCGATAAAATAGCTGATTGTGGTGATGGAGCGGATGAAGCTAATTGCACTG GAGGTATTATCGAATGTAACAATGACCAGGTAGATTGTGGAGACGGATTTTGTATTTACAAACACCAGCTATGCGATGGGAATATTCATTGTTTCAACGGCACAGATGAGAAAAACTGTGACTCGTCATCACCAG TGAACACGACGACAATTCCTGTCACAACCACAACTGAGGAATTATCCACGATACCGGATGAAGATTACGAGCTAGACTGCAGCGACGACGAATTTGCATGTTTAGACTTATGTATAAACATCGAACTGGTTTGTGATGGAAAATCCGATTGTTTGGAAGGGGAAGACGAGTTTAATTGTTCACAAGATGTTACAA CTACTGTAAAAACTGAATCATCCACCTCTCGACAAATCGACACATCCAAAGCGCCTTTGACGTCATCAATACCACCCAAAATTGAAACCACTAGGTCACCAGACTCCCAAGCTTCTCCATCCCCATCACCTAATAATG TGTTCTCGACGACCCTGGTCAACAAAATATTGACTCGCGCCACACAATCGTCAACTAGCGATTATACATCATCATCATCACAAGGTtgtttttatgaagaaaaatGGTATCCTGCTG GAAGTGACATTGTACCTGGAAAATGTGATGGAGTATTATGCACAACTACAAATAAAGTTGTTGTTTGGTCGGATCCCACTTGTGCGGCTTGCTCCGCAAGAATAAGTTTTTTATTAATAG taatacTGACTCTATCCTGCATCATTCTAAATTGGAGATGA
- the LOC120339109 gene encoding uncharacterized protein LOC120339109 isoform X1 produces the protein MNLPATMSILCFLVFSSQTVTSQVMVETKNETLEANSTEDHDDYDDYGCANDEFDCGNAECILQSQVCDKIADCGDGADEANCTGGIIECNNDQVDCGDGFCIYKHQLCDGNIHCFNGTDEKNCDSSSPVNTTTIPVTTTTEELSTIPDEDYELDCSDDEFACLDLCINIELVCDGKSDCLEGEDEFNCSQDVTTTVKTESSTSRQIDTSKAPLTSSIPPKIETTRSPDSQASPSPSPNNVFSTTLVNKILTRATQSSTSDYTSSSSQGCFYEEKWYPAGSDIVPGKCDGVLCTTTNKVVVWSDPTCAACSARISFLLIVILTLSCIILNWR, from the exons ATGAATTTGCCAGCAACGATGTCAATATTGTGTTTCTTGGTTTTTTCTTCGCAAACG gTGACGAGTCAGGTAATGgttgaaacaaaaaatgaaacattgGAGGCAAATTCAACTG AAGATCACGACGATTATGATGACTACGGATGTGCCAACGATGAATTTGATTGTGGAAATGCTGAATGTATTCTACAGTCTCAAGTTTGCGATAAAATAGCTGATTGTGGTGATGGAGCGGATGAAGCTAATTGCACTG GAGGTATTATCGAATGTAACAATGACCAGGTAGATTGTGGAGACGGATTTTGTATTTACAAACACCAGCTATGCGATGGGAATATTCATTGTTTCAACGGCACAGATGAGAAAAACTGTGACTCGTCATCACCAG TGAACACGACGACAATTCCTGTCACAACCACAACTGAGGAATTATCCACGATACCGGATGAAGATTACGAGCTAGACTGCAGCGACGACGAATTTGCATGTTTAGACTTATGTATAAACATCGAACTGGTTTGTGATGGAAAATCCGATTGTTTGGAAGGGGAAGACGAGTTTAATTGTTCACAAGATGTTACAA CTACTGTAAAAACTGAATCATCCACCTCTCGACAAATCGACACATCCAAAGCGCCTTTGACGTCATCAATACCACCCAAAATTGAAACCACTAGGTCACCAGACTCCCAAGCTTCTCCATCCCCATCACCTAATAATG TGTTCTCGACGACCCTGGTCAACAAAATATTGACTCGCGCCACACAATCGTCAACTAGCGATTATACATCATCATCATCACAAGGTtgtttttatgaagaaaaatGGTATCCTGCTG GAAGTGACATTGTACCTGGAAAATGTGATGGAGTATTATGCACAACTACAAATAAAGTTGTTGTTTGGTCGGATCCCACTTGTGCGGCTTGCTCCGCAAGAATAAGTTTTTTATTAATAG taatacTGACTCTATCCTGCATCATTCTAAATTGGAGATGA
- the LOC120339109 gene encoding uncharacterized protein LOC120339109 isoform X3 translates to MNLPATMSILCFLVFSSQTVTSQVMVETKNETLEANSTEDHDDYDDYGCANDEFDCGNAECILQSQVCDKIADCGDGADEANCTGGIIECNNDQVDCGDGFCIYKHQLCDGNIHCFNGTDEKNCDSSSPVNTTTIPVTTTTEELSTIPDEDYELDCSDDEFACLDLCINIELVCDGKSDCLEGEDEFNCSQDVTMFSTTLVNKILTRATQSSTSDYTSSSSQGCFYEEKWYPAGSDIVPGKCDGVLCTTTNKVVVWSDPTCAACSARISFLLIVILTLSCIILNWR, encoded by the exons ATGAATTTGCCAGCAACGATGTCAATATTGTGTTTCTTGGTTTTTTCTTCGCAAACG gTGACGAGTCAGGTAATGgttgaaacaaaaaatgaaacattgGAGGCAAATTCAACTG AAGATCACGACGATTATGATGACTACGGATGTGCCAACGATGAATTTGATTGTGGAAATGCTGAATGTATTCTACAGTCTCAAGTTTGCGATAAAATAGCTGATTGTGGTGATGGAGCGGATGAAGCTAATTGCACTG GAGGTATTATCGAATGTAACAATGACCAGGTAGATTGTGGAGACGGATTTTGTATTTACAAACACCAGCTATGCGATGGGAATATTCATTGTTTCAACGGCACAGATGAGAAAAACTGTGACTCGTCATCACCAG TGAACACGACGACAATTCCTGTCACAACCACAACTGAGGAATTATCCACGATACCGGATGAAGATTACGAGCTAGACTGCAGCGACGACGAATTTGCATGTTTAGACTTATGTATAAACATCGAACTGGTTTGTGATGGAAAATCCGATTGTTTGGAAGGGGAAGACGAGTTTAATTGTTCACAAGATGTTACAA TGTTCTCGACGACCCTGGTCAACAAAATATTGACTCGCGCCACACAATCGTCAACTAGCGATTATACATCATCATCATCACAAGGTtgtttttatgaagaaaaatGGTATCCTGCTG GAAGTGACATTGTACCTGGAAAATGTGATGGAGTATTATGCACAACTACAAATAAAGTTGTTGTTTGGTCGGATCCCACTTGTGCGGCTTGCTCCGCAAGAATAAGTTTTTTATTAATAG taatacTGACTCTATCCTGCATCATTCTAAATTGGAGATGA